A window of Terriglobus sp. RCC_193 contains these coding sequences:
- a CDS encoding Fur family transcriptional regulator, whose amino-acid sequence MPETLRSFRELCARHGIAVTHQRQVLYETMQSMYGHPSPEEVFEAVKQRIPSISLATVYKNIHLFVESGVFRELSIHHGTLRVEMNDVPHHHMVCSVCRKVTDLPDGEFGAPLLQTAMPGGFLVERVSIDVIGVCPDCQARPN is encoded by the coding sequence ATGCCTGAGACTCTCCGATCCTTCCGCGAACTCTGCGCCCGCCACGGGATTGCGGTGACGCATCAGCGGCAGGTGCTGTACGAGACGATGCAGAGTATGTATGGCCACCCATCGCCGGAAGAGGTCTTTGAGGCGGTGAAGCAGCGCATTCCCTCCATTTCACTGGCAACGGTGTACAAGAACATTCATCTTTTCGTGGAAAGCGGCGTCTTTCGCGAGCTTTCCATACACCACGGCACCCTGCGTGTGGAAATGAACGATGTACCGCACCATCACATGGTGTGCTCCGTATGCCGCAAAGTAACGGACCTGCCGGACGGCGAGTTTGGTGCACCTCTTTTGCAGACGGCGATGCCCGGCGGCTTCCTGGTGGAACGCGTTTCCATCGACGTGATCGGCGTCTGCCCTGACTGTCAGGCTCGGCCAAATTAA